One part of the Sphingobium yanoikuyae genome encodes these proteins:
- a CDS encoding NAD(P) transhydrogenase subunit alpha has product MKIAILKEQAAGERRVAGTPETVKKFIALGASVAVEAGAGATASIADDAYAAAGASVGDRAATLAGADILLGVQGPDPASLGGAAPGAWIVAGLNPFGERARVDAYAAGGYEALAMEFMPRITRAQSMDILSSQSNLSGYKAVLDAAAEYDRAFPMMMTAAGTVSAAKCFVMGVGVAGLQAIATARRLGAQVSATDVRAATKEQIESLGAKAIFVEKVAGIEGEGTGGYATEMSDEYKAAQAELVSSHIAKQDIVITTALIPGRPAPRLISDAQIASMKPGSVIVDLAVEQGGNVEGAVAGEVVVRHGVKIVGHRNVPSRLAADTSALFSRNLYNFLSAFWDKERNAPVLDEEIGNAIRLTQGGKVVNERLLAS; this is encoded by the coding sequence ATGAAAATTGCGATATTGAAGGAACAGGCTGCGGGCGAACGGCGCGTGGCCGGTACGCCCGAGACCGTGAAGAAATTCATCGCGCTGGGCGCAAGCGTGGCCGTCGAGGCTGGCGCTGGCGCGACGGCGTCGATTGCCGACGACGCCTATGCGGCGGCCGGTGCCAGCGTTGGCGATCGTGCCGCGACGCTGGCGGGGGCCGATATCCTGCTGGGCGTGCAAGGCCCTGATCCGGCCAGCCTTGGCGGTGCGGCACCGGGCGCCTGGATCGTCGCGGGCCTCAACCCGTTCGGCGAGCGGGCGCGGGTCGATGCCTATGCCGCCGGTGGCTATGAGGCGCTGGCGATGGAATTCATGCCGCGCATCACCCGTGCGCAGTCGATGGACATCTTGTCGTCCCAGTCGAACCTGTCGGGCTACAAGGCGGTGCTGGACGCGGCGGCCGAATATGACCGTGCCTTCCCGATGATGATGACAGCGGCGGGCACCGTGTCGGCGGCCAAATGCTTCGTCATGGGCGTGGGCGTGGCCGGCCTTCAGGCGATCGCCACCGCGCGGCGGCTGGGTGCGCAGGTAAGCGCGACCGACGTGCGCGCCGCGACCAAGGAGCAGATCGAATCGCTCGGCGCCAAGGCGATCTTCGTGGAGAAGGTGGCCGGCATCGAGGGTGAAGGCACCGGTGGCTATGCCACGGAAATGTCGGACGAATATAAGGCGGCCCAGGCCGAGCTGGTCTCGTCGCACATCGCCAAGCAGGACATTGTCATCACCACCGCGCTGATCCCTGGCCGGCCTGCGCCGCGCCTGATCAGTGACGCGCAGATCGCATCGATGAAGCCGGGCAGCGTGATCGTCGACCTGGCGGTCGAGCAGGGCGGCAATGTCGAGGGCGCGGTCGCCGGCGAAGTGGTCGTGCGCCACGGCGTCAAGATCGTGGGCCATCGCAACGTGCCCAGCCGCCTGGCCGCCGACACCTCCGCCCTGTTCTCGCGCAATCTCTATAATTTCCTGTCCGCCTTCTGGGACAAGGAGAGGAACGCGCCGGTGCTGGACGAGGAAATCGGCAACGCCATCCGCCTGACCCAGGGGGGCAAGGTCGTCAACGAACGGCTGCTGGCAAGCTGA
- a CDS encoding aa3-type cytochrome c oxidase subunit IV — protein MASDGNIKSATQTYEGFVGFVKWGTIACLIVAAIVVLLISS, from the coding sequence ATGGCTTCTGACGGGAACATCAAGAGCGCAACCCAGACCTATGAAGGGTTTGTCGGCTTCGTGAAGTGGGGCACCATTGCCTGCCTCATCGTTGCCGCGATTGTCGTGCTGCTGATCTCCAGCTGA